The DNA sequence GCCACCAGTTCCCGTTTGGTCGCGAGACTCATCATCTGCCTCATCTTCCTCCGGCCGGTCCCCTGAAGGACCCCAGCCGGTAAGATTCTTAGATGAGGCAACCATCCAACTTAGGTAAGCTTTCTGATGATGCAATGCGCCGCTTGGGTTCTCATGCCGCGCGTACGCTACAATCCCATGGCGCATCGGCGCACACTCTCGAGTTACGGAACCTGCCATGAAATGCATTCCTGCCCTGACAATCCTCCTGGCCTTGACAACCCTCACGGCGCCTCTGGCGGCAAAGCCAGCGCCTCTGGAGCCATCCCCGTTCGGCATCGATGCTCTGAAGCCGCGCTTCGGGAAGGACATGCCGAACATCTGGAAGATTGAGGACGAACTGGCCAACTATCTGGTGGACGCCGGCTTGCGATGGGATCGCGCCTCTATCGACTGGTCCGACGTTCAAACCGCAAAAGACGGCCCTTTCGACTGGACGTTCACGGATCAGATGGTCAAGGTCTATTCTGAGCGGCCGATTTCCGGCTACTGCCTGCTGATGGGGCGCGGACAGTGGCTGACGGCGGAGCCGCATACGGAGGAAGAGCGGGCCGAGTTTGCGAATTACGTGTACGAGGTCGTCAGCCGCTACAAGGACACGTTCAAGGTCTGGGAGATCTGGAATGAGCCCAACATCCCGTCATTCTGGAAGGTTCCCAGCGCCGAAGACTACACATCGCTGCTTAAGGCGGCCTATGCGGCTGCAAAGAAAGCGGACCCAGGCTGCGTCGTTATTGCGGGCGGCACCAGCACGGTGGACATCGGCTGGGTCAGAAAAGTATTGTTCGCGAACGGCGGGTGGGACTACTGTGATGCCGTCGCGATCCACCCGTACTCCATGGGCGGAAGCCCGGCGTCCCAGGGCTTGGGCGAGCTGATTCGCATGACGCGTGCCGCCGCGACGAAGAGCGGCGTCTCGAAGCCGGTCTGGATCACGGAAGTCGGCTATACGACCAACACGGAGCCCGATAACGAACTGCGGCAGGCGGAGAACCTGGTGCAGGAGTACGTAATCGCCCTCAGTGAGGGCGTCCGGAAGACCTTCTGGTTTACGCTGGGCGACTGGTCGGAGCGTTGGGGTATCATCGCGGGCAAGAACAACCAGCCGGACTGGGGATTCACGAGCACGAAGCGCCCGAAGCCGGCGTTTTATGCGGCCAAGCATTTGATAGAGGCGCTTTCCCCGAGCGGCCTGCGTCCGTCGTACCTGGGTTACCTGCCGGACACGGGAAAGGTGTCCGCGATCGCTTTTCTGGCCGACGGTGATCCGAAGAAGCCTGTTCTGGTGGTTTGGGCGCCGTTCGGCGAGCAGGACAGCCTCGAACTGCCCCGAGGAGCGCCGTTGCACGCGCTGAATGCGCACGGCAAGACGGTACCGATTGAGGATTACGTATTGCGCGTCACCGAGGTGCCCGTCATCATCACGGGCTTCAAGCCGGGCGCGCTCAAGGGGGCATCCCCGAAGAACGATGTGTCCCTGCGGAAGCCGGGCGTGAATTTGCTGATCAACCCGTCCATGGAATTGCCGGACGGCGACACCGTATCCTTCTGGGGGCAGGGGAGGTTTCCCGACCAGTCGAAGGACGGCGTGATGGAGTGGGCCGATGAGGGCCGAACGGGTAAACACGCGCTCCGAATCGGCGCCTCGAAAGACGCCGCATGGAACAACGTCCCCATCCCGGTCTGGGACGGCAAGACTTATACTCTGCACGCATGGGTGAAGCCCTCGGAGGCCACAGGCGCGAACACCATCTCCATCGAATGGTACAGCGGCAATATGTGGACCTGGCTGGGCCGGACGGAGTCGGAGAGCGTCACAGGGTCCGGGGGCTGGAGGGAGATCACCGTGAACGGCAAAGCGCCGGCCGACGCGGTGGTGGCAAGGGTGACGATCTCGGGCAAGAACACAACGGGAAGCGTCCTCTGGGACGACGTCACGTTTTCGGAGGGCTGAGGCACCAGGCCCGAGGGCTGAGAGCCCGACACCCGGCACCCGAATCTCGGAACCCTTATGATAAACCTTTACTCACCACGCGCCGTTGCCGCTCTGATGAAACGCCACGGGCTGCGCACCACGCAGGCCCTCGGGCAGCACTTTCTTCTGGACCGCAATGCGCTTGAGCGCATGGTGAACGCGGCGGAACTCACGGGTGAAGAAGCCATTCTGGAGATCGGTCCCGGCCTGGGCGCGATGACCCGCATCCTCTCGGAACGCGCCGCGACCGTGCGCGCCGTGGAAGTGGACGCAGGGTTCATCGGGGTTCTGAAGGAAACGGTGGGGGACCTGCAGAACGTCCGCGTGGACCACGCAGATTTCCTGAAGCTGGACCTGCCTTCGTGGGTTCCGGCGAACCTCAATCCGCTGCCGGCCACCATTGTGGCAAACGTTCCGTACAACATCAGCACGCCCATCCTCGCCTCGCTCCTGGCAACCGGAGCGTATTGGCGCGTGATTGTGCTGCTGGTGCAGAAGGAAGTCGCCGAGCGCATGCGCGCAAAACCGAACACGCCGGAATACGGCAGCCTCAGCGTGTTCGCGCAATTCTATGCGGCCGTTGATATCGCCGGCACGGTGGCGGCGCAGTGCTTCTTCCCGCCTCCTAAGGTTGAGTCCAGCATCATCCGACTGCGACCGCTGGCGGAGCCGCCTGTGGCGGTAAACGACGTCCCGCTCTTCCACCGCATCGTACGGGCATCATTCGGTCAGCGACGCAAGACGCTTCTGAACGCCTTGAGCGCCATGCCGGAGTGGGGGAAGGACGGCGCCCGCGCCGCCCTGGAAACCGCGGGCATTGACTCCAAACGCCGAGGCGAAACCCTCACGATGGCGGAGTTCGCCGCGCTCGCGAATGCGGGTGAAGACGAGACACTATGAGGTAGGTCCGGCGTGAGGCCGAACACGGCCAATGAAGATCGAGTAAGATAGGCGCTATGAACAAACACAACCTGAGCATGGACGCGCTAATAGACCGGTTCGTCGCAACGATCAACAGGTTCCCCCGAGAACCCAGCATCGAAGGCGAGATTCCACCATCCGTGCGGCACGGTGAGGATTTGCTCGGCGTTTTCGACTGGCGCATCACGCCGTGGCCAACTGTGGATTGGATCGTACCACTGGAGCAGAGACTGGGCTTGGCATTGCCTCCCTCGTACCGATCGCTCGTGACGCGGTACGTGTTTCCCGCCTTCGAAGTGGGGCCCTTCCAGATGTCCGCTAACACGCCGGAGGGTACACCATTCTACGAATTCCGAAACAGGGTGTTTAGCGACCAGGCGTTCGTTGACATCCTGCTCCCAGCCGGATATATACCTCTCGGTAACCCGTTTGCGGGCAATTACGACCAGATCTGCTTCGACACGCAACGGCGCAAAGGTGCGGCAGGTGAGTGCCCCATAGTCTGGATTGATCACGAGGAAGTACTGTGCAATGAGAGGATCCGTGTGTTGGAGCAGGTGAGTTCCTCCTTTGAAGCGTTTGCGGAAGGGATTGTACACGCATACGGGTCGTGAGCGGGAGAGGACCCCAGGGCCGCGGAGAAACCCTGGCGATGGCGGAGTTCGCCGCGCTCGCGAACGCGAGAGGTGTGTAGCTTAACAGAAGGGGCGCGGAAGCCATCGGCTCCGCGCCCAAAGGACGTCCGGCGGGACGCCGGAACTACCGTTCCCTACCTGAATGCCGGATGCTGGATGCTGCATCCTGTCCTACGCCACCACGGCGTCGGACTCATCGCGCCTGTCCGCGGGCTCCTCGACGTCATCCCGTTCCCGCGGAACGATATCGACCATATGGAGCGATTCCGGCACGGCCTTGTCCGTGAACAGGACGCCGAAGAGGTGGTCGTACTCGTGCTGGAAGACGCGGGCGGTGAATCCTTCCAGTGATTTGCGGACCTTGCGCCCGTGCTGGTCCAGCCAGGTGGCGGTCACTTTGGTGGCACGCGGCACGTCCCCGTACAGCCGGGGGATGCTCAGACAGCCTTCGTTGCCCAGTTCCTCGCCGGATTGGCGGAGGATGCGCGGGTTGATGACCGTATGCGGTCCGTCGCCAACGTCGTAGACGAAGAGGCGGATCAACTCGCCAATCTGAGGCGCGGCGAGGCCGACACCGTACGCCTCCTCCATCGTCTGGATCATGTCCGCTGCGAGTTGGCGCGTTTCGGGTGTCACGGCGTCCAACTCCTCGGTTTGGGAGCGAAGCGCCGGATGCTGGTATGTCAGTATCTCTCGGTAAGCCATATTACGTTCAGTATACCATGACCCGCGAAGCGGGCGATTCGAGTTCCGAGTTTCGAGTTCCGCGTCGCCGAACTCGGAACTCGGAACACCGCTATCCGGCTTTCAGATTCTCGGGGTTCAGGCCCCACAGGTCGGAAGGGACGAACAGGCCGTCTTTGCGAACGGTTTCACCGTCAATGTGGATCTCGCCGCCGCCGTATTGCTTGCTTTGCACTAACACCATGTCCCAGTGAATCTGGCTGCGGTTCCCGTTGTCGGCGTTCTCGTACGCCTGGCCGGGCGTGAAGTGGATGCTCCCGGCGATTTTCTCGTCGAAGAGAATATCCCGCATGGGCTTGGTGATGAACGGGTTGAACCCGAAACTGAACTCCCCAACATACCGCGCGCCTTCGTCGCTGTCCAGGATGGCATTCAGTGCAAGGGTGTCGCTGCCGGTTGCCTCGACGATCTTCCCGTCCTTGAAGACGAGGCGGATATCGTCGAAGGGTTTGCCCTGATACTCGGTGGGCGCGTTGTAGTGCATCACGCCGTTGACGCTGTCGCGAACGGGCGCCGTGAAGCATTCCCCGTCCGGGATATTGCGGATTCCGTAGCAGGTTATCGTCGGGATCGCGCGGATGCTGAACGTCAGATCCGTATCGCCGGGGCCAAGGATATGAATCTGGTCGGCCCGGTCCATTCGCGCCTTCAACGGTTCCTGGGCGGCGCGCATCTTGTCATAATCCACGCCGATGCAGACGTCGAAATAGAAATCCTCGAAAGCCTCGGTGGACATACCCGCCTGCTGTGCCATAGCGGAAGTGGGCCAGCGAAGGACCACCCAGTTCGTGTTCGGAACGCGGCGGTTGCTGTGGACCTTGCTCCACACGTGCTCGCGATAGAGGCGCATCTTCTCGTCCGGAACGTCGCTCAGTTCGAGCGCGTTGTGAGAGCCTCGCAGTCCAACATAGGCGTTCATCTGTTCCATCAGCGAGAGTTCCCAATCGCCGATAATCCGCATCTGCTGCTCCGAAGCGTTGCGGTACAGGGTTCGCTGGACCCGCTGCTGCCGCGTGATGACAAACGGCAGCGCGTCGGCTCTTGCGATTCGGTTCACCAGCGCGTTTACCATCTCAGGCGGAACGTCCGATGCCTCAATCAGCGTCTTGTCGCCCGGCTTCAGGGCCGTGCTGTGGCCGACTAGGATATCGGCCAATCTCTCAAATCGCGCGTCACTCACGGATGCCCTCCCCTTGCTTTAAATCTATACTACATCAGTCTAGCGTTTTGGCATCGACATCATGGAACGCGACGTTCGATAAGGGTGTCTGTTCTAATGGCTGTCCGGCACAGCCGGGCCGAAACAGTAATGTCTATCAGCAACTTCGAGCGATGGTGTGGATCCCGGTTCGCCGCGATTGTCACGATGATTCTCTTCGTGACGCTGTCGTTGCTTGCCAGCGGTCCGCACCCGTTTGACGATGACACGCTGGGCTCAGCGAACGGCGGAATGGCCATCTGTGCGCCTTCCACGCACTCGGGTGTTCCTTGCCCGCTATGCGATTGGGTTGCCAACGCGGTGGCTTCTCCCGCGATCCTCCTGTCGCCGATGCCGGCCCCGTCCGTCGAGACGATGCGCTATTCGTCCGTCACGGTCGGTGTGCCGCCTTCGGCTCCCGCGCAGCCGGTTGGCCGCGCTCCCCCCGTACGCTTCATTTGAGTTGTTGCACGGCCTTGCGCCGTGACCCCTCCGTTTCGGCCTCGATCTGGCCGGCGTGATTTCGCGCGTCCCTTTGGGCGGCGAGGAGGACTCGATAATGAGGCGATTCGCGATTCTCGCGATTCTGTGCGCGCTCTCGCGCACCACAGCGGCGTGGAGCCAGGATGCTCCACCACCGCCACCGCCCGAGGTAGGCGACGCCACCGTTGCGACGCCGGAAGCACCGCCTCCGGGCCAGGCACAGGACGACAACGCCAGCCTCCGGGCCGAGGTTGCCGCCCTGAAGGCGCAGGTGGCGGCATTGCAGGCCCGCATGGACCAGATGCAGGCCGTCGCTCCCGCGCAACCCGGAGCCGAAGTGGCTCCTCCGCCGGAAACGGCGACCGGGTCCGCGCCAACGGGCGGTGGCAGCGCCCTGCTCTTGCCGGACATTTCGTTCATCGGTACGGCGGTCGGCCACCTGAGCACGGATAAACGTGACCAGGACAGGTCGCGGATATTCCTGGACTCCGCTGAGATCGGAATTCAGTCGTATGTTTACCCCGGCGTGAAGGCCGATGCCTTCATCACTGCGGGTCGGCCGGATTTCAAGATGGCCGTCGAAGAGGCATACGTCACCGCCTTGAATCTCGGCAAGGGACTCAGCGCGCAGGTCGGGAAACGAAAGGTCGCATTCGGGCGAACCAACCAGTTGCACCCGCACTCCTGGCTGTACATCACCCCGCCCAGCGTGCTGCGCAACCTGGTGGCCGATGAGAGCCTCACGGGTCAGGGCGCTACGCTGAGTTACCTGCTTCCAACGAAGGGCGGCCTGTTCGCGCAATTGGACGCCGGCCTGTGGAACAGCCCCGATCCCGCGACGATTCAGCCGGCAGCGACAACGGATATCCGCGTGGGGCCGGGCGCTGCGTTCCAGGATCGTTTCAAGACTCTGCGCCTCTGGACCGGCAGGAATGTAGGCGCTAACGACGAGCTCGAACTTGGCGCCAGCGCCGCCTACGGTAACGGGCAGCCATTCAATCTTGCCGCGGACACCATCGATCACCCGCAGACAACGCTGGCGGGCGCCGACCTGTCGTACCGCCATTACGGCAAGGGCACGGCACGAACCCTTCTGCGCGGCGAATACGTTTGGCGTCGTTCCAAGTCCGACTTGAACACGGATAAAGCCCACGGATTCTACGTCCTGGCGGACCAGCGGGTCAGTCCGTTCCGCGAGTACGGGCTGCGCTACGACTGGAGCCAGTACCCGTTTGCCCCCGGCCTCCACGAAGCATCCGCTTCCGGGATACTAACGCATCAATTGACCGAGCGGACATATCTTCGGCTGCAACTGACACATGGGAATCGGCCCGGCAAGGACGCTTACAACGAAGCGTGGCTGCAATGGGTCTGGGGCCTCGGCCCGCATACGCATAACCTCGAATAAGGATGGATTGAAGATGAAAATGAAAATCGCGCTTCTGGCGCTCACCGTATCGGCATTTGTACCGGTTCCCGCCCGGGCGGCGATGCGGGTTGTCTGCACGCTTCCCGAACTCGCCGCGATTGCGGGCGAGGTGGGCGGGACCCACATATCGGCGATCTCGCTCGCGAAGCCTGATCAGAACTACCACCAGATCGACCCGCGGCCTAGCGACGTCATCCGTGTTCGCGATGCCGAGATACTTGTTCGCGCAGGCATGGATCTGGATATGTGGGTGGACTCTTTGGTCAACGCGGCGCGAAACAGCCGCGTTGAGAAGTCGGGCAAGGGGTACGTTGACGCCTCCCGCCTGATCCGCAAGCTGGAAGTCCCCGGAAGCCAGATTACCGGCGCTTCCGGCGATATCCACGTCTATGGCAACCCCCATTACTGGTTCGATCCGGGCGACGCCAAGGTGATCGCGTACGAAATTGACCTTGCCCTCCGCGAAAATGACCCGAAGAACGCAAAAGCCTATGACGACAACTACCGCAAGTTTGCGTCGGAAATCGACACCCGAATCGCGGCGTGGAAGGCAGAACTCGCTCCGTATCGCGGCCGGAGTGTCGTGGCGTACCACGACGAATGGGTCTATTTCCTGGATCGCTTCGGACTCAAAGCGTTTGCCTACCTGGAGCCCAAGCCCGGTATCCCGCCGAGCGCCAGCCATGTGAACAACCTCATCGGGCGTATGAAAGCGGCGGGCGTGAAAGCTGTCATCGTGCCCAGCATATACCCCGAAGGCTTCTCCGATCTGCTGAAACGGTCCGCGGGGGCGAACGTCGTTCGCGTGCCGTACTCCGTCGGTTCTATGGGTACGACGAACTATTTCAGCTACATGGACAAGATCGTCAACGGCTTCAAGCAGGCTCTGTCAAGGTAGAATCGGAAATCGCGGCAGGGCGGGCGGATACGCTCGCTCTGCCGCGGAGAGGACGCCGAAATGATATCGAACGAAAATGACGCTCCGCTCGTGCGGTTCGTAGACGTAACGCTGGGGTACGGACGCCGTACGGTGATGGCGGGGCTGAACCTTCATCTGGACGCGGGCGGATACGTCGGCATCGTGGGTCCCAACGGCGCCGGCAAGACCACGCTCCTCCGGGCGATTCTAGGAACCCTGAAGCCCCTGTCCGGTGCCGTCGAGTACGGCAAGCGACCGATCCGATTCGGATACGTGCCACAGGCGCAGACGATGGACGAGACCTTCCCCCTTACGGCACTGGACATCGTTCTGATGGGACGCTATTTGAACGTCGGCGTCCTGCATCGCCCCGGGCGAATCGACCGTGTGCGCGCGATGGACGCGCTGGAACAGGTTGGCATCGCGGACCTCGCCGGGCGCATGTTCCGGGAGTTTTCCGGGGGGCAGAGGCAGCGCACGTTGATGGCCCGCGCCCTGGCCTCGGAACCGGACATCCTGGTGCTCGATGAGCCGACAAATGACATGGACGTGGCCGCCGAACACGCGACGATGGACCTCGTGGACCGCCTCCACGCCGATCGCGGCCTTCTGGTGCTGATGGTGAGCCATCTTCTAAATGTCGTGGTTAACCACGTGCATGACCTGGCGATCGTAGGCGCCGGAAAGCGGGATTTCGAAATGGGGAGCGTGGACGATCTGGTGACGCCGGACCACATGGAGGACATCTATGGGATGCGGCTTTCGGTTGGCGAGGTGAACGGAAAACGGGTGGTACTATGAAAGCTCGATCTGCGTTGGGGTGGTTGCTGGCTGTCTGCTTGATGGCGCCCGGCCTGTCGTACGCACAGGGGGCGCCGCCTCCGTCTCCGCCACCCTCCGAGGCCGCTTCCGCGCCGGCTTCCACGCCTCCTCCTCCGCCCGCTGAGGCGGCGGCCCCCACCGCGCCGGTTGCCAAGCCCCAACCCGTGGCCACCCATCCCGCCGCCAAAGTCGCTTTGCCCCGGGACAAGCCCGCCACGCCGGGCCAGTCCTCGCCGGCACCGTCCGCGAAGCCGGTCGAGATGCCAAAATCCGCGCCCCCGGTTCGCATGTCTCAGCCACCGGCCAACAGCCCAGGCGCCGCGCCGGTTTTAACGGACGCCGCGGCGGATCAGCCGATAGCGTTGCCCGCGCCGCCGTCCATCGCTTCGGTATTCGCTCCGTCATTCATGCGCTGGGCCCTGCTTGCCGGTCTGCTTGTCGCAGGTACATGCGCCTACGTCGGTGTTTACGTGGTGCTGAAGCGCATCGTTTTTGTCGGAGTCGCACTGGCGGAAGTCAGTTCGGCGGGAGTCGCGCTGGCGCTATTGGTGGGTTTCAACCCGTTCATTGGCGCGGTCGCTCTCATGTTCGTGGGAATTGGCCTGTTCTCAGTGCGCTGGTCGCCGCGCAAGGTGTCGCAGGAAGCGTTCATCGGCATCGGCTGGGCGGTTGCCTCCGCGCTCGGCGTGATCCTGATCGCGAAGAGCGCGCAGGGCGAAGCCCATATGCACGACCTCCTGTTCGGCAACATCCTCACAGTGGACCCCGTCGATGTCCGCCACACGGCCATCGGAATGGCTGCCGTGCTGCTGATCCATGCCTTGTTCTCAAAGGAGTTTTTGTTCGTTTCCTTCGATGCGGACACGGCCAACGCGATGGGCTACCGGGCGAGGGCGTGGGACATGCTGCTGTATGCCACCATCGGGCTGGCGATTGCCTTCTCGATCCATACCGTCGGGGTGTTGCTCGCGTTCAGCGCGCTGGTTCTACCCGCGGTGACGGCGCTGCTTCTCACTCACCGAATGAAAAGCGCGCTCATCGCTTCCGTGCTCCTGGGCCTTATCCCGGTGCCCATCGGGCTCTATCTATCGTTCGCGAGGGATCTGCCGTCTTCCGCGACCATCGTCGCGATCATGTTCGCCTTCCTGCTGGCGCTGGGAGCATTCTCGAGGCTGCGTTCGAGATACGGCGCACACTAGCGTCGCAAGTGGAACTGGTCTGCGTGCGTCACAGCGTACCGGTAGTCCTCAACGGTATCGATATCGGCGGCCATCTCGGGCCGCGCATTGCGCACCGCGACGCCACGGCAGCGAAGGATAGCCGTGCATCGCCGCTCGATGTCTTCAACGCGGAGGCGCCGGGTCAGGTACCGGAGGACGAACAACGGGCCGAGCAGGCGCGCCATGGTGAATTCGCTCTTGCGCGCAGCGAATACCTGCCGGATACGGAGATGGTTTCGACGGACGGCATTCGGGTCGAGCAGGAACCCGCACGCCATGGTCCATTGCCCGTCGGCGAGCGGAGCGAATGTGGCGGGGCTGTCCGGGAAGCGCTCGGTGAACGCTTCACAACGAAGTATGGGGACGCAGATCTCACCGGACGGTGGGCACGCTTCAACAAAGGCTCGGACGGCATCGGCCGTCAGAAACGGCAAGTCGGTCGTCACTACGATAACACGCAGTGACGCGCCGCCCTGGGCTTCCAGCCAGTCGATCCCACGCAGGATGTTATCCGGTCCGCAATCGCCGTCCGGAAGCACTGCGTCGGCGCCCCGTGTGGCCGGATGCAGCGCCAGCTCCGAAGGGCCCACCACCACGATGCGGTCCACGATTCCCGTGGCTCGGAGGGTCGCCACAGTTCGTTCCAGAACCGTCTGACCACCGATGCGAATCAGCGCTTTGATGGAAACACCCGCTTCATCGGCGAACGCTCCGTTGAGTCGGCCACCCGCCGGCAGGATGACATCCAGCATTCGGGAGGTCATATACGGCTCCCCTCGCGTTTGGCCAAACCGGCAATGTAACAAGCCAGCGTCCCAAACACCGCCGTGGCCGCGAAGCCGAGGAACCACAACACCAACTGCGCGACATACGGATTCATTTCCAACACGTTTTCCATCTCAATCCTCCTTCACGGCGTGCGCCGTTCAACGTCTTCCATATCAATTGTCTCCTATCCGCGCGGCCGCGTCCTGATACCTTGGGCCCGATGCGGAGCGGGGCAAGGTACCGGGTTTGCGGTACCGTGCCGGTTGCCGAAGGCCGGGGGAGGGGGGTAGAATAAGCGCGGCTGCCCGGATGGCTGACAGATTCAGCATCACGCGGACATTTCTCGGAACCCATTGCGCTCCGGCGCGTCCCTATACCTAGAAGACTCATCTTGCAGACGACCGCATACGGCGATGTAACGGACGCTGAGTTGGTGCGCAGGTGCAAAGCGGGTGACCATCGAGCCTACGAATTGCTCTTTGGACGCCACCACCGGCGCATCTACTCTATCGTATTTGGCATGCTTCGCAACGACGCAGACGCGTCGGACGCGACGC is a window from the Armatimonadota bacterium genome containing:
- a CDS encoding glycosyl hydrolase, coding for MKCIPALTILLALTTLTAPLAAKPAPLEPSPFGIDALKPRFGKDMPNIWKIEDELANYLVDAGLRWDRASIDWSDVQTAKDGPFDWTFTDQMVKVYSERPISGYCLLMGRGQWLTAEPHTEEERAEFANYVYEVVSRYKDTFKVWEIWNEPNIPSFWKVPSAEDYTSLLKAAYAAAKKADPGCVVIAGGTSTVDIGWVRKVLFANGGWDYCDAVAIHPYSMGGSPASQGLGELIRMTRAAATKSGVSKPVWITEVGYTTNTEPDNELRQAENLVQEYVIALSEGVRKTFWFTLGDWSERWGIIAGKNNQPDWGFTSTKRPKPAFYAAKHLIEALSPSGLRPSYLGYLPDTGKVSAIAFLADGDPKKPVLVVWAPFGEQDSLELPRGAPLHALNAHGKTVPIEDYVLRVTEVPVIITGFKPGALKGASPKNDVSLRKPGVNLLINPSMELPDGDTVSFWGQGRFPDQSKDGVMEWADEGRTGKHALRIGASKDAAWNNVPIPVWDGKTYTLHAWVKPSEATGANTISIEWYSGNMWTWLGRTESESVTGSGGWREITVNGKAPADAVVARVTISGKNTTGSVLWDDVTFSEG
- the rsmA gene encoding 16S rRNA (adenine(1518)-N(6)/adenine(1519)-N(6))-dimethyltransferase RsmA, yielding MINLYSPRAVAALMKRHGLRTTQALGQHFLLDRNALERMVNAAELTGEEAILEIGPGLGAMTRILSERAATVRAVEVDAGFIGVLKETVGDLQNVRVDHADFLKLDLPSWVPANLNPLPATIVANVPYNISTPILASLLATGAYWRVIVLLVQKEVAERMRAKPNTPEYGSLSVFAQFYAAVDIAGTVAAQCFFPPPKVESSIIRLRPLAEPPVAVNDVPLFHRIVRASFGQRRKTLLNALSAMPEWGKDGARAALETAGIDSKRRGETLTMAEFAALANAGEDETL
- a CDS encoding SMI1/KNR4 family protein — translated: MNKHNLSMDALIDRFVATINRFPREPSIEGEIPPSVRHGEDLLGVFDWRITPWPTVDWIVPLEQRLGLALPPSYRSLVTRYVFPAFEVGPFQMSANTPEGTPFYEFRNRVFSDQAFVDILLPAGYIPLGNPFAGNYDQICFDTQRRKGAAGECPIVWIDHEEVLCNERIRVLEQVSSSFEAFAEGIVHAYGS
- the def gene encoding peptide deformylase; translated protein: MAYREILTYQHPALRSQTEELDAVTPETRQLAADMIQTMEEAYGVGLAAPQIGELIRLFVYDVGDGPHTVINPRILRQSGEELGNEGCLSIPRLYGDVPRATKVTATWLDQHGRKVRKSLEGFTARVFQHEYDHLFGVLFTDKAVPESLHMVDIVPRERDDVEEPADRRDESDAVVA
- a CDS encoding aminopeptidase, whose product is MSDARFERLADILVGHSTALKPGDKTLIEASDVPPEMVNALVNRIARADALPFVITRQQRVQRTLYRNASEQQMRIIGDWELSLMEQMNAYVGLRGSHNALELSDVPDEKMRLYREHVWSKVHSNRRVPNTNWVVLRWPTSAMAQQAGMSTEAFEDFYFDVCIGVDYDKMRAAQEPLKARMDRADQIHILGPGDTDLTFSIRAIPTITCYGIRNIPDGECFTAPVRDSVNGVMHYNAPTEYQGKPFDDIRLVFKDGKIVEATGSDTLALNAILDSDEGARYVGEFSFGFNPFITKPMRDILFDEKIAGSIHFTPGQAYENADNGNRSQIHWDMVLVQSKQYGGGEIHIDGETVRKDGLFVPSDLWGLNPENLKAG
- a CDS encoding metal ABC transporter substrate-binding protein; the encoded protein is MKMKIALLALTVSAFVPVPARAAMRVVCTLPELAAIAGEVGGTHISAISLAKPDQNYHQIDPRPSDVIRVRDAEILVRAGMDLDMWVDSLVNAARNSRVEKSGKGYVDASRLIRKLEVPGSQITGASGDIHVYGNPHYWFDPGDAKVIAYEIDLALRENDPKNAKAYDDNYRKFASEIDTRIAAWKAELAPYRGRSVVAYHDEWVYFLDRFGLKAFAYLEPKPGIPPSASHVNNLIGRMKAAGVKAVIVPSIYPEGFSDLLKRSAGANVVRVPYSVGSMGTTNYFSYMDKIVNGFKQALSR
- a CDS encoding ABC transporter ATP-binding protein is translated as MISNENDAPLVRFVDVTLGYGRRTVMAGLNLHLDAGGYVGIVGPNGAGKTTLLRAILGTLKPLSGAVEYGKRPIRFGYVPQAQTMDETFPLTALDIVLMGRYLNVGVLHRPGRIDRVRAMDALEQVGIADLAGRMFREFSGGQRQRTLMARALASEPDILVLDEPTNDMDVAAEHATMDLVDRLHADRGLLVLMVSHLLNVVVNHVHDLAIVGAGKRDFEMGSVDDLVTPDHMEDIYGMRLSVGEVNGKRVVL
- a CDS encoding iron chelate uptake ABC transporter family permease subunit; the encoded protein is MKARSALGWLLAVCLMAPGLSYAQGAPPPSPPPSEAASAPASTPPPPPAEAAAPTAPVAKPQPVATHPAAKVALPRDKPATPGQSSPAPSAKPVEMPKSAPPVRMSQPPANSPGAAPVLTDAAADQPIALPAPPSIASVFAPSFMRWALLAGLLVAGTCAYVGVYVVLKRIVFVGVALAEVSSAGVALALLVGFNPFIGAVALMFVGIGLFSVRWSPRKVSQEAFIGIGWAVASALGVILIAKSAQGEAHMHDLLFGNILTVDPVDVRHTAIGMAAVLLIHALFSKEFLFVSFDADTANAMGYRARAWDMLLYATIGLAIAFSIHTVGVLLAFSALVLPAVTALLLTHRMKSALIASVLLGLIPVPIGLYLSFARDLPSSATIVAIMFAFLLALGAFSRLRSRYGAH
- a CDS encoding nucleotidyltransferase family protein; the protein is MTSRMLDVILPAGGRLNGAFADEAGVSIKALIRIGGQTVLERTVATLRATGIVDRIVVVGPSELALHPATRGADAVLPDGDCGPDNILRGIDWLEAQGGASLRVIVVTTDLPFLTADAVRAFVEACPPSGEICVPILRCEAFTERFPDSPATFAPLADGQWTMACGFLLDPNAVRRNHLRIRQVFAARKSEFTMARLLGPLFVLRYLTRRLRVEDIERRCTAILRCRGVAVRNARPEMAADIDTVEDYRYAVTHADQFHLRR